In one window of Shewanella goraebulensis DNA:
- the rpmG gene encoding 50S ribosomal protein L33, which translates to MAKSKGNREKIKLVSSAKTGHFYTTEKNKRNMPEKMEIKKFDPVIRQHVMYKEAKIK; encoded by the coding sequence ATGGCTAAATCTAAAGGTAATCGTGAGAAGATCAAATTAGTATCTAGTGCTAAAACTGGTCACTTCTACACTACTGAAAAAAATAAGCGTAACATGCCTGAAAAAATGGAAATCAAGAAATTTGATCCAGTTATTCGTCAGCACGTTATGTACAAAGAAGCTAAAATCAAGTAA
- the rarD gene encoding EamA family transporter RarD, with product MQDLEHRKGIALAICAYFLWGIAPLYFKLLSDVSAFETLAHRVLWSFFFIIILMQFIGGFSRLKLVLKKPKQLLVLTVTSVLIAVNWLIFIWAINNDHMLDASLGYFINPLFNVLLGMVFLSERLRKLQWLAVALASIGVLVQLISFGSIPLVSLALACSFGFYGLLRKKVNIDAKTGLLVETAILLPVALGYLLLTLDTATANIFTNNMTMNLTLIAAGIVTTVPLLCFAGAAMRIPLSMLGFFQYIGPSIMFILAIFLYNEPFDIEKGITFGFIWSALIIFTADMALQRRRRIKQT from the coding sequence ATGCAAGATCTTGAACACCGTAAAGGCATCGCCCTTGCCATTTGTGCCTATTTCCTTTGGGGAATTGCGCCTCTTTATTTTAAATTACTCAGCGATGTCTCGGCGTTTGAAACCTTGGCTCACCGAGTGCTGTGGTCATTTTTCTTCATCATTATTTTAATGCAGTTTATTGGCGGATTTTCGCGCCTTAAATTGGTGCTGAAAAAGCCCAAACAACTGTTAGTGCTAACGGTTACCTCAGTACTGATTGCCGTTAACTGGCTTATTTTCATTTGGGCGATTAATAACGACCATATGCTAGATGCAAGCTTAGGCTATTTTATTAACCCATTATTTAATGTGTTACTGGGAATGGTATTTTTATCTGAGCGCTTACGGAAACTACAATGGCTGGCAGTGGCACTCGCAAGTATTGGTGTGTTAGTTCAACTTATCTCGTTTGGCTCAATTCCATTGGTATCGCTAGCTTTAGCCTGCTCTTTTGGTTTTTACGGTTTACTGCGTAAAAAGGTCAACATTGATGCTAAAACCGGTTTACTGGTTGAGACCGCGATACTATTACCCGTAGCTTTAGGCTATTTGCTGCTGACATTAGATACGGCAACAGCAAACATCTTCACCAACAATATGACGATGAACTTAACGCTCATCGCTGCCGGTATTGTTACCACTGTGCCGCTATTATGTTTTGCGGGGGCGGCGATGCGTATTCCCTTGTCAATGTTAGGATTTTTCCAATATATTGGCCCGAGTATCATGTTCATATTAGCGATTTTTTTATATAACGAACCCTTCGATATTGAAAAAGGCATCACCTTTGGCTTTATTTGGAGTGCGTTAATTATCTTTACTGCGGATATGGCATTGCAACGCAGACGCCGCATCAAGCAAACATAA
- the folE gene encoding GTP cyclohydrolase I FolE, translated as MALSEAALQVKTALTEQGLETPMLPQTHTPEERKQKIEHHMKEVLTLMALDLSDDSLMDTPRRIAKMYVDEIFSGLDYENFPKITVIDNKMGVDEMVRVQDISLTSTCEHHLVTIDGYATVAYLPRTKIIGLSKINRIVRFFAQRPQVQERLTQQVLVALQTLLETKDVAVKMDAVHYCVKSRGVMDSTSSTTTTALGGIFKSNPATRAEFLHQSKC; from the coding sequence ATGGCATTAAGTGAAGCTGCATTACAGGTCAAAACAGCACTGACTGAGCAAGGGCTCGAAACCCCAATGCTGCCGCAAACTCATACTCCAGAAGAGCGTAAGCAAAAAATTGAGCATCACATGAAAGAAGTCTTAACCTTAATGGCGTTAGACTTATCAGATGACAGCTTAATGGATACGCCTCGCCGCATTGCTAAAATGTATGTTGATGAGATTTTCTCAGGGCTTGATTATGAGAACTTCCCTAAAATCACTGTCATCGACAATAAGATGGGCGTTGATGAAATGGTGCGTGTGCAAGACATAAGCTTAACCAGCACCTGTGAGCATCACTTAGTCACCATTGATGGCTATGCCACTGTCGCCTATTTGCCTCGCACTAAAATTATCGGTTTATCAAAAATAAACCGCATCGTGCGCTTTTTTGCCCAGCGCCCACAAGTACAAGAAAGGCTGACCCAGCAAGTCTTAGTTGCATTGCAAACCTTGCTTGAAACCAAAGATGTGGCCGTTAAGATGGATGCGGTGCATTACTGCGTTAAATCTCGCGGCGTGATGGACTCCACCAGCTCAACCACCACCACGGCATTAGGCGGGATTTTTAAATCAAACCCAGCCACCCGTGCTGAGTTTTTACACCAGTCTAAGTGTTAG
- the dut gene encoding dUTP diphosphatase encodes MKTPVELKLLDSRIGAEFPLPSYATPGSAGMDLRAMIDTTMVIEPGKTVLIPTGIAVHVADPSLAAVILPRSGLGHKHGIVLGNLVGLIDSDYQGPLMVSCWNRSDKPFTLEIGDRLAQLVFVPVVQAQFTLVDEFDTSDRGEGGFGHSGTK; translated from the coding sequence ATGAAAACACCTGTAGAACTGAAGTTACTCGACTCTCGCATTGGCGCTGAGTTCCCATTACCAAGCTATGCCACACCAGGCAGTGCTGGAATGGACCTACGCGCAATGATCGACACCACAATGGTCATTGAGCCAGGTAAAACTGTATTAATCCCTACAGGGATTGCAGTGCACGTTGCTGACCCAAGTCTTGCAGCCGTGATTTTGCCGCGTTCAGGCTTAGGCCATAAGCACGGTATTGTATTAGGTAACTTAGTTGGATTGATTGATTCTGACTATCAAGGGCCGTTAATGGTGTCTTGTTGGAACCGCAGCGATAAACCATTCACATTAGAAATCGGTGACAGACTAGCTCAGCTGGTATTTGTCCCTGTCGTACAAGCACAATTTACCTTAGTCGATGAGTTTGATACCTCAGATCGTGGTGAAGGCGGATTTGGTCACTCAGGTACCAAGTAG
- the coaBC gene encoding bifunctional phosphopantothenoylcysteine decarboxylase/phosphopantothenate--cysteine ligase CoaBC, whose amino-acid sequence MLTNKKVLLGIGGGIAAYKSADLIRRLKERGADVRVVMSQSAMEFITPLTIQALSGHPVASDLLDPAAEAAMGHIELARWADVVIVAPATANLIARINAGMADELLTTTCLATEAPVIICPAMNQQMYRNQATQENLANVARKGITVWGPASGDQACGEVGPGRMQEPLVIAEQLVQFFGPKPLTGQKLLLTAGPTREAIDPVRYISNHSSGKMGFALAAAATQMGAEVTLVTGPVNLATPQGVNRIDVESAQDMLNAVMDNVDNQDIFIGCAAVADYRIAEVAESKIKKSSENMQLALVRNPDILASVSALTKRPFTVGFAAETDNVEEYARGKLERKKLDLIAANDVSIAGLGFNADANALHVFWQDGSQQLPATDKLTLAKQLLTLIATKIKTS is encoded by the coding sequence ATGCTGACAAATAAAAAAGTCCTTTTAGGAATTGGTGGCGGTATTGCAGCGTATAAAAGCGCTGACTTAATTCGTCGTCTTAAAGAACGCGGCGCAGATGTTCGTGTGGTCATGAGCCAAAGCGCGATGGAATTTATTACTCCCCTGACCATTCAAGCCTTGTCAGGCCACCCTGTCGCCTCCGATTTACTTGATCCAGCAGCAGAAGCAGCAATGGGACACATCGAGCTTGCAAGATGGGCGGATGTGGTTATCGTGGCACCTGCCACCGCCAACCTTATTGCCCGCATTAATGCAGGCATGGCAGATGAGCTATTAACCACCACCTGTTTAGCCACTGAAGCACCTGTGATCATCTGCCCTGCGATGAACCAGCAGATGTACCGCAATCAAGCCACTCAAGAAAACCTCGCCAATGTAGCCCGCAAAGGCATTACAGTGTGGGGGCCGGCGAGTGGCGACCAAGCCTGTGGCGAAGTCGGCCCAGGTCGTATGCAAGAGCCATTAGTCATTGCTGAGCAGCTGGTGCAATTCTTTGGCCCTAAACCGTTAACAGGCCAAAAACTACTGTTAACTGCAGGCCCAACGCGCGAAGCGATTGATCCCGTGCGTTATATCTCTAACCATAGCTCAGGTAAAATGGGCTTTGCTTTAGCAGCGGCAGCAACTCAAATGGGCGCCGAAGTCACCTTAGTCACAGGTCCTGTTAACTTAGCGACGCCACAAGGCGTAAACAGAATTGATGTAGAATCAGCGCAAGACATGCTTAATGCGGTAATGGATAATGTCGATAACCAAGATATCTTCATTGGCTGCGCTGCTGTAGCGGATTATCGAATTGCCGAAGTTGCTGAGTCAAAAATTAAAAAGTCGTCAGAAAATATGCAGCTTGCCCTTGTACGTAACCCTGATATCTTAGCCAGCGTTTCTGCCCTGACTAAACGACCTTTTACTGTAGGTTTTGCCGCTGAGACCGATAACGTAGAAGAATATGCCCGCGGAAAGCTTGAACGTAAAAAGTTGGACTTAATTGCCGCTAACGACGTATCAATCGCTGGCCTTGGCTTTAATGCCGATGCCAATGCATTACATGTTTTTTGGCAAGATGGTAGTCAACAACTGCCTGCAACCGATAAACTGACGCTTGCAAAACAATTACTTACTCTAATAGCGACCAAAATAAAAACATCATGA
- a CDS encoding PH domain-containing protein: MNIELAGLSSNAMANFIGLLIGLVLLTILLKVKKLPSAAFYSSLGIIIAVFALFSLTMYQSSQSRVSVSQSGAVEVNIPLYGQHFEAGEVDWQQAKVINLLEEPQYTPSRRTNGLGLTGYSLGWFTLKNGDKALVSVTTNEAVLLVPTKRGYTLLLSVENPQATMNKIAALQE; encoded by the coding sequence ATGAATATTGAACTTGCAGGACTCTCTAGTAATGCCATGGCGAATTTTATTGGCTTGTTAATTGGCTTAGTGCTGTTAACGATACTGCTGAAAGTGAAAAAATTACCAAGTGCGGCGTTTTATTCAAGCTTAGGGATCATTATTGCGGTATTCGCTTTGTTTTCGCTGACCATGTATCAATCGAGCCAATCAAGGGTATCTGTGAGTCAGTCGGGCGCTGTTGAGGTGAATATTCCATTGTATGGTCAACATTTTGAGGCTGGTGAGGTCGATTGGCAGCAAGCTAAGGTGATAAACCTTTTAGAAGAGCCTCAATACACGCCTAGCAGGCGAACTAATGGATTGGGCCTAACAGGATACTCTTTAGGTTGGTTTACGCTTAAAAATGGCGATAAAGCCCTAGTGTCGGTGACAACTAATGAAGCTGTATTACTCGTGCCAACAAAGAGAGGATATACGTTGCTGTTATCGGTGGAAAACCCGCAAGCAACAATGAATAAGATTGCTGCTTTGCAGGAATAA
- the slmA gene encoding nucleoid occlusion factor SlmA yields the protein MAASPKINRREHILQCLAHMLETSPGQRITTAKLAAEVGVSEAALYRHFPSKARMFEGLIEFIEDAILSRLNIIMDEEKDTMKRCELVLQLLLVFSERNPGISRVLNGDALLGENERLRSRISGLFAKIETQIKQILREKTLREGHGFNLDEAILANLLLAIAEGRIAQFVRSEFKQKPTEHFDEQWQFVQQQLLRS from the coding sequence ATGGCGGCTAGCCCCAAAATAAATCGTCGTGAGCATATTTTACAATGCCTTGCGCACATGCTGGAAACCAGCCCTGGCCAACGTATTACCACTGCTAAATTGGCAGCGGAAGTTGGTGTTTCTGAAGCGGCGCTTTATCGTCACTTCCCAAGTAAAGCTAGAATGTTCGAAGGCTTAATCGAGTTCATCGAAGATGCGATTTTATCTAGATTAAACATCATCATGGATGAAGAAAAAGACACCATGAAACGCTGCGAATTAGTATTGCAGCTGTTATTGGTCTTTTCTGAGCGTAACCCTGGAATATCACGTGTTTTAAATGGCGATGCGTTATTAGGTGAAAATGAGCGTTTACGTAGCCGCATCAGCGGGTTATTTGCCAAAATAGAAACCCAAATCAAGCAAATACTACGTGAAAAAACCTTACGTGAAGGCCATGGTTTTAATTTAGATGAAGCCATTTTAGCTAACTTATTATTAGCTATCGCCGAAGGCAGAATCGCCCAATTTGTTCGTAGTGAATTTAAACAAAAACCTACCGAGCACTTTGACGAGCAATGGCAGTTTGTGCAACAGCAATTGCTGCGTAGCTAG
- a CDS encoding thioesterase family protein — protein MTTEVQLNALKQVAEIFDKHVPFHNLLGLEIKRYDTEGVEVVIRMKPELIGNIHQNILHGGVTATLLDVVGGLTAFAGLVSSREDWTIEQLEKRLTTLGTIDMRVDFLRPGRGEVFTGTGCVIRSGNRVSVCRMELHNEQGTHLAFGTGTYMVG, from the coding sequence ATGACAACGGAAGTTCAATTAAACGCACTAAAGCAAGTCGCTGAAATTTTTGATAAACATGTACCATTTCATAATCTATTGGGATTAGAAATTAAACGCTATGACACCGAAGGCGTTGAAGTTGTTATTCGTATGAAACCCGAACTTATCGGTAACATCCACCAAAACATTCTCCATGGCGGCGTAACAGCTACTTTATTGGATGTGGTTGGAGGATTAACCGCATTTGCAGGGTTAGTCTCAAGTCGAGAAGATTGGACAATCGAGCAATTAGAAAAACGCTTAACCACCTTAGGAACTATCGACATGCGTGTAGACTTTTTACGTCCAGGTCGTGGTGAAGTATTTACTGGCACAGGTTGTGTTATTCGCTCAGGTAATCGTGTTTCAGTTTGTCGCATGGAGCTACATAACGAGCAAGGGACACATTTAGCTTTTGGTACTGGCACTTATATGGTTGGTTAA
- the rpmB gene encoding 50S ribosomal protein L28 — MSRVCQVTGKKPMVGNNRSHAKNSTRRRFLPNLQNHRFWLEEEKRFVQLRVSTKGIRIIDKKGIEVVVKELRARGEKV; from the coding sequence ATGTCAAGAGTATGCCAAGTAACTGGCAAGAAGCCTATGGTTGGTAACAACCGTTCGCACGCTAAAAATTCGACTCGTCGTCGTTTTTTACCTAACCTACAAAACCACCGTTTTTGGTTAGAAGAAGAAAAACGCTTCGTGCAACTACGTGTATCTACTAAAGGTATCCGTATCATCGACAAAAAAGGTATTGAAGTTGTAGTTAAAGAACTTCGTGCCCGCGGCGAGAAGGTATAA
- a CDS encoding tetratricopeptide repeat protein gives MKHLSFIFIILVFIPLPSTALIQTTSKSLVNACDTQECHNNFVRYKSFSKQGYVDAMYVLAEFYYQGYGTQQNTERALKWYRKAAKYNSGHAQFKAGVIYLKEGKYQDIERGIKYLEKASKNNLNAATHLLGLVYLEGKLVDKDIEKASEYLTKSYDNKYPDTVKFIAINKDDKNFTPIFESAPLNLQSVQTPTDEMETISVTAPTLNEVFKIQISYFESTYPNAARGTGTSIPGRSCAEVISCGVEANRERIRDFFLLGW, from the coding sequence ATGAAACATCTATCATTTATATTTATCATTTTAGTATTTATCCCTTTACCTTCAACTGCATTAATACAAACAACTTCCAAAAGTCTCGTCAATGCATGTGATACGCAAGAATGTCACAATAACTTTGTACGATACAAAAGCTTTTCTAAGCAAGGATATGTCGATGCAATGTACGTTTTAGCTGAGTTTTATTATCAAGGATACGGAACACAGCAAAATACAGAGAGAGCATTAAAGTGGTATAGAAAAGCAGCTAAATACAACTCTGGCCATGCACAATTCAAAGCTGGAGTCATTTACTTGAAAGAAGGTAAATATCAGGATATTGAACGAGGAATAAAATACCTTGAGAAAGCCAGTAAAAATAACTTAAATGCTGCGACACACCTCTTGGGATTAGTATACCTTGAGGGAAAATTAGTCGATAAAGATATCGAAAAAGCAAGTGAGTATTTAACAAAATCTTATGATAATAAATACCCTGATACAGTGAAATTTATTGCTATAAATAAAGATGATAAGAATTTCACTCCTATCTTTGAGTCAGCTCCCCTGAATCTCCAGTCGGTACAAACACCTACTGATGAAATGGAAACAATAAGTGTTACTGCACCCACTCTGAATGAGGTCTTCAAAATTCAAATATCATATTTTGAATCAACATATCCTAATGCAGCAAGAGGCACTGGGACTAGCATTCCAGGCCGTTCATGTGCTGAGGTGATTTCTTGTGGAGTAGAAGCCAATCGAGAAAGAATACGCGACTTTTTCCTGTTGGGTTGGTAA
- the argA gene encoding amino-acid N-acetyltransferase — MPLRTTELVDGFRHSAPYVNVHRGKTFVVMLGGEALLHNQFRGILNDVALLHSLGIKVVLVYGARPQIDVALHDANIEPSYHNGVRVTDEDSLKVIKQVAGAVQFDITARLSMSLGNTPMQNAQINLVSGNFVIAQPLGIDDGVDFCLTGKVRRIDTQGLERQLNNNCIVLMGPMAVSVTGECFNLTAEEVATKVAIKLKADKIIGFSSTHGILDQVGEVIAELMPNEAQTIWDEMNQADQPCVGTMAFLKASIDACRNGVPRCHLVSYLEDGTLLQELFSREGIGTQIVTESAERLRRANIGDIGGVLDLIRPLEEQGILVRRSREQLEMEIEQFMLIERDSLVIGCAALYPFEEDNAGEFACLVVHPDYRDADRGSVLLNNIIGQARVRGYSRLFALTTRSIHWFLEHGFNIVEVDALPNVKKQLYNFQRKSKILALDL; from the coding sequence GTGCCTTTAAGAACCACAGAGCTTGTTGATGGTTTTCGTCATTCAGCACCGTATGTCAATGTACATAGGGGAAAAACCTTCGTTGTCATGTTGGGCGGCGAAGCGTTATTGCATAATCAGTTTCGCGGCATTTTAAATGATGTTGCCCTGTTGCATTCGCTTGGTATCAAAGTGGTACTGGTGTATGGCGCGAGGCCGCAGATTGATGTAGCGCTTCATGACGCAAACATTGAACCTAGTTATCACAATGGCGTGCGTGTTACTGATGAAGACTCACTAAAGGTCATTAAACAAGTAGCAGGTGCAGTCCAGTTTGATATTACCGCTCGGTTGTCGATGAGCCTTGGTAATACGCCAATGCAAAATGCACAAATCAACTTAGTCAGTGGCAACTTTGTCATTGCTCAGCCGCTTGGTATTGATGATGGTGTAGATTTTTGTCTGACGGGTAAAGTGCGTCGTATTGATACCCAAGGGCTTGAGCGTCAGTTAAACAATAACTGTATTGTATTGATGGGGCCTATGGCTGTCTCAGTGACTGGTGAGTGCTTTAACTTAACTGCGGAAGAGGTTGCCACCAAAGTTGCTATAAAACTGAAAGCAGACAAAATTATTGGCTTCAGTAGCACCCACGGTATTTTAGACCAAGTGGGTGAAGTGATTGCTGAGCTTATGCCTAATGAAGCGCAAACTATTTGGGATGAGATGAACCAAGCAGACCAACCTTGTGTTGGGACGATGGCATTTTTAAAAGCCAGTATCGATGCATGCCGAAATGGGGTGCCACGTTGTCACTTAGTGAGTTATTTAGAAGATGGCACCTTGCTACAAGAGCTATTCTCCCGTGAGGGGATTGGTACTCAAATCGTTACCGAAAGCGCCGAACGTTTAAGACGCGCTAATATTGGTGACATTGGTGGGGTACTGGACTTAATACGTCCATTAGAAGAGCAAGGCATTTTAGTACGTCGCTCGCGTGAGCAGCTTGAAATGGAAATTGAGCAGTTCATGCTGATTGAACGCGATAGCCTAGTAATTGGCTGTGCGGCGCTGTATCCATTTGAAGAAGATAACGCCGGTGAATTTGCCTGCTTAGTGGTGCATCCTGATTATCGCGATGCAGATCGTGGCAGTGTGCTACTCAATAATATTATTGGTCAGGCTCGCGTGCGTGGCTACTCTCGCTTATTTGCGTTAACCACACGTAGTATTCATTGGTTTTTAGAGCATGGCTTTAATATCGTTGAAGTGGATGCCTTACCGAATGTGAAAAAGCAGTTATATAACTTCCAACGTAAATCTAAAATTCTTGCGTTAGATTTATAA
- the radC gene encoding RadC family protein yields MAIKDWPDGEGPRDKLLKHGAGHLSDAELLAVLLRNGLAGHNAVDLARGMISKFGGLRPLFAAPKSQVCQLAGIGPVKYAQLQAASEISKRIFQENMHRGQILINPDLTRDYLMRQLADRSYEVFALLLLDSQHRVIQFVELFRGTINSASVYPREVVTLVLEKKAAAVIVCHNHPSGIAEPSQADRQITDRLKKALSTIDVSLLDHMVVGDQEIVSFAERGWLL; encoded by the coding sequence ATGGCAATTAAAGATTGGCCTGACGGCGAAGGACCAAGAGATAAATTATTAAAGCATGGCGCAGGGCATTTATCTGATGCAGAACTATTAGCGGTTTTATTACGCAATGGATTAGCAGGGCACAATGCGGTGGATTTGGCCCGTGGGATGATCAGCAAATTTGGCGGTTTAAGACCATTATTTGCAGCGCCTAAATCTCAGGTGTGTCAATTGGCGGGTATTGGACCGGTAAAATATGCCCAATTACAGGCTGCATCGGAGATTTCGAAGCGAATTTTTCAAGAAAACATGCATCGAGGACAAATTTTAATAAATCCTGATTTAACTCGGGACTATTTAATGAGACAATTAGCAGACCGATCCTATGAAGTGTTCGCATTATTATTGTTGGATAGCCAACATAGAGTGATTCAGTTTGTAGAATTATTCCGCGGAACGATTAATTCGGCATCAGTTTATCCACGTGAAGTGGTGACACTAGTGCTGGAGAAAAAGGCTGCGGCAGTCATAGTGTGTCACAATCACCCGTCTGGCATTGCAGAGCCAAGTCAGGCAGATCGGCAAATTACTGACAGATTAAAAAAAGCCCTTTCAACCATCGATGTTTCCCTTTTGGATCATATGGTTGTAGGCGATCAGGAGATAGTTTCCTTCGCTGAACGCGGATGGTTATTATAA
- a CDS encoding alpha/beta hydrolase family protein, producing the protein MRLIILSYLLICLSQLNTATAAPKNTIKEFSASAEFTEIKISPEGEYLSGVVIDKESDKRTLIIVELETLKPTYIVNFKGKGEVGNYHWVNADRIVVQKTYKRVRFETSSYRGEMLAVNADGSRSEYIFGYKEGFRASGYVLDTLPEDKKKILVMVYPWTGTNYAATSVYEVNVYNGKRKKLTVAPISNANFLADHDKNIRFSFASDNKNNHQVYYFDKELDKWVSAESFIEGLEEFYPLSFSEDGKSIYASAIENKQTRAIYKIKLPSGEREKIIQHPVVDPSEIYIDDQTKLLYAVEFENGYPEYEFIDKDSSKAKFLNQLMTAIPDHRVRIVSETLDGGKMVVKAMNDKNPGDYYLFDTENKKIKYLFSEKSWLDPSHMSEVKPIEFTNRYGAKIHGYLTLPKDIAHKNMPFVVNPHGGPHGPRDYWAFNSENQLLAQNGIAVLQVNFTGSGGYGKQFEENGYRAWGTKIQYDIIDGTKFIIEQGLADKERICISGGSFGGYSSLMAPTIEPDMYKCAIGTAGVYDLEELFDSGDIPESYSGGAFLDTVLGSDKAQLKAMSPSHNVDKLKAKILLLHGEEDVRASMEQFEAMTDALDKANYPYEQHVWDKAGHGFYVPESREEYFNLSLKFLKENLKL; encoded by the coding sequence ATGAGGCTTATCATTCTAAGCTATTTATTGATTTGTTTATCACAACTCAATACAGCTACTGCTGCTCCCAAAAATACAATAAAAGAATTCAGCGCATCTGCTGAGTTTACCGAAATAAAAATTTCACCAGAAGGTGAGTACCTCTCCGGTGTTGTTATCGATAAAGAAAGTGATAAACGCACACTCATCATTGTTGAATTAGAAACCCTAAAACCAACTTATATTGTTAACTTTAAAGGTAAGGGTGAGGTCGGAAACTATCACTGGGTAAATGCTGATCGTATTGTGGTTCAAAAAACGTATAAACGAGTCCGTTTTGAAACCTCTTCTTACCGCGGAGAAATGCTTGCAGTAAATGCAGATGGTAGTCGCTCGGAATACATTTTTGGGTATAAAGAAGGCTTTAGAGCATCGGGATATGTCCTAGACACTTTACCTGAAGATAAAAAGAAAATTTTAGTGATGGTATATCCATGGACTGGCACTAATTATGCTGCAACCTCTGTTTACGAAGTCAATGTATACAATGGTAAGCGTAAAAAGCTAACGGTCGCTCCTATAAGTAATGCAAACTTTCTTGCCGACCACGATAAAAATATCCGATTTAGCTTTGCCAGCGATAATAAAAATAACCATCAAGTTTACTATTTTGATAAAGAACTGGATAAATGGGTTTCTGCAGAAAGCTTTATAGAAGGGCTAGAAGAGTTTTATCCGCTTTCATTTTCTGAAGATGGTAAGTCAATTTATGCTTCAGCTATTGAAAACAAGCAAACAAGAGCAATTTATAAAATCAAACTGCCTTCTGGCGAGCGTGAAAAGATAATTCAACACCCGGTAGTAGATCCATCAGAAATCTATATCGATGATCAAACAAAGCTGCTTTATGCTGTTGAGTTTGAGAATGGTTACCCTGAATATGAATTTATTGATAAAGATAGCTCAAAAGCTAAATTCTTAAATCAATTAATGACGGCAATACCTGATCATCGAGTTCGCATTGTGAGTGAAACTCTTGATGGTGGCAAAATGGTTGTTAAAGCCATGAATGACAAAAACCCAGGGGACTACTACCTCTTCGATACTGAAAATAAAAAAATAAAATACCTTTTCTCTGAAAAGAGTTGGTTAGACCCAAGCCATATGTCAGAGGTAAAACCTATTGAGTTTACTAATCGCTATGGAGCTAAAATTCACGGTTACTTAACTCTACCTAAAGACATTGCACACAAAAACATGCCATTTGTAGTTAACCCACATGGTGGGCCGCATGGACCAAGAGATTATTGGGCGTTCAACTCCGAAAACCAATTACTTGCTCAAAATGGTATCGCCGTTTTACAAGTTAATTTCACTGGTTCAGGTGGTTATGGGAAGCAATTTGAAGAAAATGGTTATCGAGCTTGGGGAACAAAAATCCAATACGATATTATTGATGGAACAAAGTTCATCATTGAACAAGGTCTAGCCGACAAAGAAAGAATTTGTATCTCAGGTGGTAGTTTTGGCGGGTATTCTTCTTTAATGGCACCAACAATTGAACCTGACATGTATAAATGTGCCATTGGTACTGCTGGCGTATACGATTTAGAGGAATTATTTGATAGTGGCGATATTCCAGAATCGTACTCAGGTGGAGCATTCTTAGATACGGTTTTAGGTAGTGATAAAGCGCAACTCAAAGCAATGTCACCAAGCCATAATGTTGATAAATTGAAAGCTAAGATTTTATTATTACATGGTGAAGAAGACGTTCGAGCTTCTATGGAGCAATTTGAAGCCATGACTGATGCTTTAGATAAAGCAAACTATCCATATGAGCAACATGTATGGGACAAAGCTGGACATGGTTTTTATGTACCTGAAAGTCGTGAAGAATATTTCAATTTGTCACTGAAGTTCCTAAAAGAAAACCTCAAGCTGTAA